Proteins from a single region of Xenopus laevis strain J_2021 chromosome 9_10S, Xenopus_laevis_v10.1, whole genome shotgun sequence:
- the LOC108702776 gene encoding tigger transposable element-derived protein 4-like isoform X2: MSKAQTGNPGASQHPFKKRRDSTLAEKVKILELLQQPKASQSSVARNLGLSQSTISRVMKNREEILERWSQNENPCRKRNRPFKHAKVDEALLEWLLFAKANKLPISGPILMRRAEAIAKEIGCPQFKPSNGWLWRWKERYRLFYRTEVLPCQRSGMMQGQDVQESKIDYDKMTAKGYCLNADERSEGLTRSEVHDRSSQLCPRNRSLTLAQVAREYHSQDIFCGIESLFQFRAMAGQGFMSEHKKESVCIWFCCNMNGTEKLKLLVTHNLPAKFVGAHSLSPVFLKLSHNGYLTEGLFIEWLLTWDSKLARQDRKVLLFLMVHGTVPKVKLRNISLCLFPKNNTNMSSTNLFGQELVSEFNALYKQLLLERFQEDTNVSRGSGVSFLKQLSHMTLVEASYTMNKAWLRISSCTIKNCFQKILSTQAFCSARPQPTSLVPNKDIPILMLQGAAENLHNYGPFTAGLGTYRKVTIKEECVVEQEDDDEFEAPSSYLSYPIQKVKVGDNKDMAHQGGVAKSERDGFDLCVTTKDNDMTSTVGIKSEVLEDFSSVQELKGACGVIQRFLSSQGQDMSIFCALQGQIERCLDNQCRKKHV; encoded by the exons ATGTCCAAGGCTCAGACAG gaAACCCCGGTGCTTCCCAGcatccatttaaaaaaagaagagacTCAACACTTGCGGAAAAGGTTAAAATCTTGGAACTCCTTCAACAGCCCAAGGCTTCCCAGTCATCTGTTGCAAGGAATTTGGGGTTGTCACAGTCAACAATTAGTCGGGTGATGAAAAACAGGGAAGAGATTTTAGAACGGtggagccaaaatgaaaatcCATGTCGTAAACGGAACAGGCCTTTCAAACATGCCAAGGTGGATGAGGCTTTGCTGGAATGGCTTCTCTTCGCTAAGGCTAATAAGCTTCCTATTTCAGGGCCTATACTCATGAGGCGAGCAGAGGCCATAGCCAAGGAGATCGGTTGTCCTCAGTTTAAGCCCTCCAATGGGTGGCTGTGGAGGTGGAAAGAGAGATACCGACTGTTCTATAGAACAGAAGTCCTACCTTGTCAAAGGAGTGGAATGATGCAAGGGCAAGATGTACAGGAATCCAAAATAGATTATGACAAAATGACAGCAAAGGGCTATTGCCTCAATGCAGATGAAAGGAGTGAGGGCCTGACTCGATCAGAGGTCCATGACCGATCATCTCAATTATGCCCTAGGAATAGGTCCCTGACCCTTGCCCAAGTGGCTAGGGAATACCATTCCCAAGACATATTCTGTGGCATTGAATCACTCTTTCAGTTTCGAGCTATGGCGGGTCAGGGTTTCATGTCTGAACACAAGAAGGAATCTGTCTGCATTTGGTTCTGTTGCAACATGAATGGAACAGAGAAACTCAAACTATTGGTGACTCACAACCTCCCTGCCAAGTTTGTTGGGGCCCACTCATTATCACCTGTGTTCCTGAAGCTCAGTCACAATGGGTATCTGACAGAAGGACTCTTCATTGAGTGGCTTCTGACCTGGGACTCAAAACTTGCCAGGCAAGATAGAAAGGTCCTATTGTTTTTAATGGTGCATGGCACTGTACCAAAAGTTAAACTCCGGAACATCTCCCTCTGTCTCTTTCCTAAGAACAACACAAATATGTCTTCTACCAATCTCTTTGGGCAAGAATTGGTCAGCGAATTCAATGCTTTATACAAACAACTGCTGCTCGAAAGGTTCCAGGAGGACACCAATGTCAGCAGAGGGTCTGGAGTGTCCTTCCTTAAGCAACTGTCGCATATGACACTTGTAGAGGCAAGTTATACAATGAACAAGGCTTGGTTAAGGATATCTTCCTGCACTATTAAAAACTGTTTCCAGAAGATATTAAGCACCCAGGCATTTTGCTCTGCAAGACCACAGCCGACTAGTCTCGTGCCAAATAAAGATATTCCAATCTTAATGCTACAGGGAGCTGCAGAGAATTTACACAATTATGGACCATTTACTGCTGGATTGGGAACATACCGGAAAGTAACCATCAAAGAAGAGTGTGTTGTTGAGCAGGAAGACGATGATGAGTTTGAAGCTCCAAGCTCCTACTTATCTTACCCCATACAGAAGGTAAAGGTGGGGGACAATAAGGACATGGCACATCAAGGTGGCGTGGCCAAATCTGAGCGAGACGGCTTTGATCTGTGTGTAACAACCAAAGACAATGATATGACTTCTACAGTTGGAATAAAGTCAGAGGTCCTTGAAGACTTTAGCAGTGTCCAAGAACTGAAAGGGGCATGTGGTGTTATCCAACGGTTCCTTTCTAGCCAGGGCCAAGATATGAGTATTTTCTGTGCGCTGCAGGGTCAGATAGAGAGATGCTTAGACAATCAGTGTAGGAAGAAACATGTTTAA
- the LOC108702776 gene encoding tigger transposable element-derived protein 4-like isoform X1 has protein sequence MSKAQTEGNPGASQHPFKKRRDSTLAEKVKILELLQQPKASQSSVARNLGLSQSTISRVMKNREEILERWSQNENPCRKRNRPFKHAKVDEALLEWLLFAKANKLPISGPILMRRAEAIAKEIGCPQFKPSNGWLWRWKERYRLFYRTEVLPCQRSGMMQGQDVQESKIDYDKMTAKGYCLNADERSEGLTRSEVHDRSSQLCPRNRSLTLAQVAREYHSQDIFCGIESLFQFRAMAGQGFMSEHKKESVCIWFCCNMNGTEKLKLLVTHNLPAKFVGAHSLSPVFLKLSHNGYLTEGLFIEWLLTWDSKLARQDRKVLLFLMVHGTVPKVKLRNISLCLFPKNNTNMSSTNLFGQELVSEFNALYKQLLLERFQEDTNVSRGSGVSFLKQLSHMTLVEASYTMNKAWLRISSCTIKNCFQKILSTQAFCSARPQPTSLVPNKDIPILMLQGAAENLHNYGPFTAGLGTYRKVTIKEECVVEQEDDDEFEAPSSYLSYPIQKVKVGDNKDMAHQGGVAKSERDGFDLCVTTKDNDMTSTVGIKSEVLEDFSSVQELKGACGVIQRFLSSQGQDMSIFCALQGQIERCLDNQCRKKHV, from the exons ATGTCCAAGGCTCAGACAG aaggaAACCCCGGTGCTTCCCAGcatccatttaaaaaaagaagagacTCAACACTTGCGGAAAAGGTTAAAATCTTGGAACTCCTTCAACAGCCCAAGGCTTCCCAGTCATCTGTTGCAAGGAATTTGGGGTTGTCACAGTCAACAATTAGTCGGGTGATGAAAAACAGGGAAGAGATTTTAGAACGGtggagccaaaatgaaaatcCATGTCGTAAACGGAACAGGCCTTTCAAACATGCCAAGGTGGATGAGGCTTTGCTGGAATGGCTTCTCTTCGCTAAGGCTAATAAGCTTCCTATTTCAGGGCCTATACTCATGAGGCGAGCAGAGGCCATAGCCAAGGAGATCGGTTGTCCTCAGTTTAAGCCCTCCAATGGGTGGCTGTGGAGGTGGAAAGAGAGATACCGACTGTTCTATAGAACAGAAGTCCTACCTTGTCAAAGGAGTGGAATGATGCAAGGGCAAGATGTACAGGAATCCAAAATAGATTATGACAAAATGACAGCAAAGGGCTATTGCCTCAATGCAGATGAAAGGAGTGAGGGCCTGACTCGATCAGAGGTCCATGACCGATCATCTCAATTATGCCCTAGGAATAGGTCCCTGACCCTTGCCCAAGTGGCTAGGGAATACCATTCCCAAGACATATTCTGTGGCATTGAATCACTCTTTCAGTTTCGAGCTATGGCGGGTCAGGGTTTCATGTCTGAACACAAGAAGGAATCTGTCTGCATTTGGTTCTGTTGCAACATGAATGGAACAGAGAAACTCAAACTATTGGTGACTCACAACCTCCCTGCCAAGTTTGTTGGGGCCCACTCATTATCACCTGTGTTCCTGAAGCTCAGTCACAATGGGTATCTGACAGAAGGACTCTTCATTGAGTGGCTTCTGACCTGGGACTCAAAACTTGCCAGGCAAGATAGAAAGGTCCTATTGTTTTTAATGGTGCATGGCACTGTACCAAAAGTTAAACTCCGGAACATCTCCCTCTGTCTCTTTCCTAAGAACAACACAAATATGTCTTCTACCAATCTCTTTGGGCAAGAATTGGTCAGCGAATTCAATGCTTTATACAAACAACTGCTGCTCGAAAGGTTCCAGGAGGACACCAATGTCAGCAGAGGGTCTGGAGTGTCCTTCCTTAAGCAACTGTCGCATATGACACTTGTAGAGGCAAGTTATACAATGAACAAGGCTTGGTTAAGGATATCTTCCTGCACTATTAAAAACTGTTTCCAGAAGATATTAAGCACCCAGGCATTTTGCTCTGCAAGACCACAGCCGACTAGTCTCGTGCCAAATAAAGATATTCCAATCTTAATGCTACAGGGAGCTGCAGAGAATTTACACAATTATGGACCATTTACTGCTGGATTGGGAACATACCGGAAAGTAACCATCAAAGAAGAGTGTGTTGTTGAGCAGGAAGACGATGATGAGTTTGAAGCTCCAAGCTCCTACTTATCTTACCCCATACAGAAGGTAAAGGTGGGGGACAATAAGGACATGGCACATCAAGGTGGCGTGGCCAAATCTGAGCGAGACGGCTTTGATCTGTGTGTAACAACCAAAGACAATGATATGACTTCTACAGTTGGAATAAAGTCAGAGGTCCTTGAAGACTTTAGCAGTGTCCAAGAACTGAAAGGGGCATGTGGTGTTATCCAACGGTTCCTTTCTAGCCAGGGCCAAGATATGAGTATTTTCTGTGCGCTGCAGGGTCAGATAGAGAGATGCTTAGACAATCAGTGTAGGAAGAAACATGTTTAA